The window GCACCTCATTTTCTTTCCCGCCATATAAAAGCCAATATTGTGAACGCCGGCGACGGCACCCATGAGCACCCAACGCAGGCCCTGCTGGATGCTTATTCCATCCGTGAAAAGCTGGGCGAAGTGGCCGGTAAAAAAGTGGTGATCATTGGCGATATTCTGCACTCCAGGGTGGCACTCTCCAACATCTTCTGCCTGCAGAAGCTGGGCGCAGAGGTAATGGTATGCGGGCCTAATACCCTTTTGCCCCGCTACATAAAAGAGCTGGGGGTGCAGGTAGAGCTGGATGTAGACAAAGCCCTGAAATGGTGTGATGTAGCCAACGTATTACGCATACAGCTGGAGCGTCAGCAGGTAAAATACTTCCCCTCGCTGCGGGAGTATTCGCTCTATTTCGGGCTCACCAAAGAGCGCCTGCAGCGGGTGGGCAAGGAGATCGTGATTATGCACCCAGGGCCCATTAACAGGGGAGTAGAGCTGTCGTCAGATGTGGCAGATGCCAAAAATGCTATTATTCTGGACCAGGTAGAAAACGGAGTGGCCGTACGTATGGCTGTGCTGTATTTACTGGCCCAGCAGCATTAAAAAAGGCCCCCATAGGGCAGGGCCTGTTGTATTTAATATGCAGAATTCCTTCTGGTGGTATCGTTCATCTTTTTGATGATCTCGTCCGTGTCCCCATCTGCATAAGTTCCGTAGGCATTGGAAATATAGCCTTTGGTGCCAGATGAGTCAGAAATAGCATAGAGAATTCCCATATATTCAGGATCGCTCTGTCCCTCGAAACGATATTCATTATCGATAGACATTTTCGTAGGGTCAAAGTTTTTTCCTTCTCTGTCATGTATTTTACCATCGTTCACAAAAAACTCGGTAGTATAACCCTCGCCCTTCAGATCTTCAATTATCTGTATCATTGGAGATAGGCGCCCGGGTTTGGTTTCCATATTATCATCTTTGGCCATATTCTTGATTGTTTAAGTAAAAATAAAAGACAAGCAACCGCTATCTTTCTCTTTGAGAAACTACTTTATGTAAGGCTATGTTTGAGAAGTGAGCACTTATGGTGCAGGCACCTCTTATCTACAGCCTAACAACTGTATGGTTATTACGAGCAAGTGCTTAACTTTGTGGCAGGAAAACAACTTTAAAAATGTATTATAACTCCATTATTGATACCATTGGGAATACACCCCTGGTAAAGCTGAATAAAGTAACCCGCGGTATTAAAGGCACCGTGCTGGTAAAAGTAGAGTACCTGAACCCCGGTAACTCTATGAAAGACCGCATGGCTATTAAAATGATTGACGATGCCGAAAAGGCAGGGATCATTAAACCGGGCGGTACTATTATTGAAGGTACCAGTGGTAATACCGGCATGGGCCTGGCACTGGCGGCCATTGCCAGAGGCTATAAGTGTGTGTTTACTATGGCCGATAAGCAATCGATGGAGAAAATAAATATTTTGCGGGCTATGGGAGCAGAGGTAGTGGTGTGCCCCACCAACGTTACGCCAGATGATCCGCGCTCTTACTACTCTGTAGCCAAAAAGCTAAATAAAGAGATTGAGAATTCTTTTTATCCCAACCAGTACGATAACCTCAGCAACACTGCTGCCCATTACGAAACCACTGGTCCCGAGATTTGGCGTGATACCGATGGCAAGATAACCCATTATGCTGCCGGCGTGGGTACGGGTGGTTCTATTAGCGGTACCGCCAAATACCTGAAAGAGCAGAAAAAAGACCTGGTAACGGTGGGCATCGATACCTATGGCTCGGTTTTCAAAAAATATAAGGAAACAGGCGAGTTCGATGCCAAGGAAGTCTATCCCTACCTGACAGAAGGTATAGGAGAGGATATTCTGCCCAAGAACGTTGACTTTAGCCTTATTGATACCTTTGTAAAGGTTACTGATAAAGATTCCGCCATCATGACCCGGCGCCTGGCGCGGGAGGAAGGCTTGTTTGTGGGCTGGTCCAGCGGCTCTGCCGTATTTGGCGCCCTGGAATGGGCCCGCCAGCACCTGCAGGAAGACGACATGATGGTGATTATCCTGCCAGACCATGGTACCCGTTACCTGAACAAGATCTATAACGACGAGTGGATGCGTGCCCATGGATTCCTGGAGAGTCAGGAATTTGCAACAGCGGCCGATATCATTCAAAACCAGAATGGCCATAGCAAGCTAAGCACCATTGATCAGGAAGCAACTGTTGCTGATGCCGTTCGGCTGATGGACGAGAAGGGAATTTCCCAACTGCCTGTGCTTTCTGAGGGCACATTTGTAGGAAGCTTAACCGATAAGATTCTGCTCTCCAAGATACTGAATGAGCCAAACCTGAAGCAGAAAAAAATTAAGGACGTAATGGATGCCCCCTTCCAGTTTGTTGGACTTAACAATACGCTTGATGTGTTATCTTCTGTTTTAAAAGACAGTCATCAGGCCGTGATGGTGCGCGATGAAAATGATGAGCCGCATATCATCACGCAGCACGATATCTTAAAGACCCTGATGGAGAAGTAAAATAGCAAACCTGAAGCCCCGCCCCCAGGGGGGCTTTTTATTTCAGGGTTTACCATTAGTTTAATTTTGGTGTTTTATTACAAGTACATAAATAATCTGTATAAGGCTATGCAGCCCCTACTTGCCTGGCGTGCATATTTAGAGGTTTCAATAGCAATAACAGCCGGTATATTAGGATTTAATTGTGCATTGTTAAGGTGATATAATTTCGCTTCTCTCAAAAGCAGCTAGTATCAAATCCAGATAAGACGTCAGTAATTTTAGAACAGTTGTAATCTTTGCAAATAAAAGTTGAGCTATTACTGAAATTATTAAAATGCCCCGTATTTCTTACGCCACTCTTTAGTCTCCATTTTTCGGGCAGTCTTATAAATTCTTTCTAAGGTGTAATATTGTGTTGTGAACAAAAGGTCAGCCTACATATTACTGCTGGTTCTCGGCTTATTAATGCAACTTTCTGCTGCAGCGCAAAAAGCGCTAGAGGTTCTCGTACAGGACCAGCAGTCTAAGGTTGTACAGGGGCTGCGTGTTTCCATACAAAACAGCGACTACTACACAACGGACAGAAACGGTAAGTTTACGCTTTCGCAGGAGAGGGCATTCCGGATGCCTGTAAGAGCAGAGCTGGAAGATGAACGCTGGGAGATTACCAGGGCAGAGTATTATGAGGATGCCAGCAGGGTAATTGTGCATGTGCGCCGCCTGATAATGGCGGATGAGATTATTTCTTTACAGCTTTCTGATACCCTGGGGCAGCCTTTGGCAGATTTGCAGCTCCAGTTAGACGGAGCATCTTACCAAACCAACAGCAAGGGAACCATAAACCTGCCCGGGCCTGTATCGGCTTTTTCAACCATTCGCCTCCCTGCCAATTATCTGTTACACGACAGGCGGATAAATACAGGCAATCATCAGCTTAATATAAACCTTTACGAAACAAGTGTTGCTGTTGCTTCTGTGGATTTGCAGCAGGGCGATCCACTGGTAAAGGCCTATGAAGAGGACTTTGAGCGTATTACTATCCAGATTGAGAACGACAGAACCCTCTATGAGCAAAAGAATGACGAAATCAGGAAAGAGATCCTGAAAATACAGGAAAAACTCCTGAACGAAGAAGATATTACCGAGCCTCAGCGCAAAGAGCTTAGGGGCTACCTTTCCGGGCTTGAAAAAACCCTTGATGAAAATGCCCGGGCGATTAAACGCACCGAAGAACGTACCCGAGAAGCACTTACCAAGCTTAAGAACTTATTAGTAGAAAAAGACTCCATTAACCGGGTGGCGCTTGGTCATATTCAGCGCATTGAAACTGAAAAAGCCGCTGCCGAAGCTACCTTCAAAAAGAAGCTGCTGGTGTTTGCCGGTTTAACAATTTCCCTGCTGTTGGTTTTAGGAGTAGTTTATTTCTTTGCCTTTAAGTACCGCAGACAGAAAGAGTGGTTAAAAGAAGTAAATAAGCGGCTGAAGGTTGCCCAGAGTGACCTTACCACCAGCCTAAGAGAGCTGGGCAATAAAAAAGCTCAGATCGAAGACCATAATCAGCAGCTGGAGCTCTTTGTTTACAAAGCTTCGCATGATATCAAAGGACCGTTGCGTTCAATCATGGGCCTTACCCAGATTGGCCTGGCCGATGTTAAGGACACTACGGCAATAGAATATTTTCAGCATATCTACAAAAGCACACGCAGGCTGGATAACCTGCTGATGGACCTGCTGAAGCTTACCAAGGTAAAGCAGGCAGAGGTAGAAAATCAGGAGCTGGACCTGACTGCCATGATGCAGGAAATTATTCAAAGCTTCAGCAATATCCGGCATTTTGAACTGATTAAAATTGACCTGAATATTCAGGAGGGTTTACAGCTGGTAAGTGACGAAAAGCTTCTCTATTCAGTGCTTCAGAACTTTACAGAGAATGGCATAAAATATTGTGATCCTTACAAGTCACAGCCATTCCTTAAAATAGATATAACACAGAATGAGGAAGGTACAAGTTTCACTTTCAGAGATAATGGTTTAGGCATACCGGCTGAACAGCTGCCTAAGATATTTGATATGTTCTATAAGGTAGATCCCTCATCAGACGGAACAGGTTTGGGGCTGCACATTGTTAAATTGACAATTGAGAAGTTGGGAGGTAAGCTGCGGGTTCGCAGCAGAGTACGGGAAGGGTCAACTTTTATCCTTACGTTTCCCAGATAATCTATGCGCAAAGTTCTACTAATCATAATACTCTTATGCTGTATGGGTTACACGATGGCCCAAACAGTCAGCACGCGTAATAACTATACGGGCATCTGGAGCCAAAGAGCTTCCTGGGAGCAGAACTGGGGTGGCATTCAGAACCCAAGCCCACTCCCGGAGGCACAGATAAACCTGTATGGCTATATTTCGGTAGGTATCTATGGTGCCACGGCCAGTCTGGAGCTGCCCTCTTCAGCCAATGCTGTTTTAAATGTTTATGATACCCTACGTATCCATGGCAGCCTTATCATTGGCAACTATGCGCTTCTGAATATTGCTCCCGGAGGTGTTTTAATTGTGCATGGCTTGTACAATCAGTATAATACCGCCAGGCTCACTAATAAAGGCACTATGATCATCAAGGGCGATTTTAACATAGGGAATAGCGCCGGGCCCACTGAGAGTACTGGAAAAATATATGTTGGTGAAAAAGTGTCTCCCGGGGCAAGATTTCTCAATCCTAAAACCCTGGCCGACCTGGCCCTGGAGCATCCGGTTACACATTATTTTGCCCTTTCAAATGTAACAGCCAGCCATTGTGCAGGTATTAACAGCGGTACCCTTAGCTTTTCAGGAACAGCCAGTAGTATTGTGCGCTGGGAGTCCAGTACAGATTACTTCAGGAGTAATGTAAAGCATATTGCCAATACCTCCACCCAGCTGGTTTATAGCAACTTAGTTCGCACAACCACCTACCGGGTCTATTATAATGCCGGCAATGGCATATTTCTCTACTCTAATGGTGCAACCATTATGGTGGAGCAACCCTCTTCAGGAGGTGAAATAAGCGGAACTGCAGAGATCTGTACGCCAGGCACCCCGGTAACGCTTACCCTTAGCAAACACATCGGTACGGTTAAGCGCTGGGAATGGAGCGCCGATAACTTTGCAACAAGCCCACAGTCACTAACCACCTCTGCAGAAACTATTACCACTGATCAGCTAAGCACAACTACCTTTGTGCGTGTGGTTCTGCAAAGCGGAAGCTGTGGTGAGGTAGTGAGTCCGACCTTTAAAATTACTGCTTACTCCTCCGCAAATGCAGGTCTAATTAAAGGTACTGCTGCTATCTGTCCGGGAAGTAACAGCGGCACCTTAACACTCGAAAACAGAAATGGAGATGTGATTCGCTGGGAGGTGTCTAATGATGCTTTTGCCGCAGATATCCGCCCTGTTTCAAATACCAGTGATATTCTGACGTTCTCAGGCCTTAGCCGTACCACCTGGTACAGGGCAGTAGTTGCTGCAGGAGGCTCTTGCCCGGTAATATACACAGCCCCTTTTGAAGTAACCTACCTGCAGGACCTTACAGAAAGTCAGCTGGCAGTAGCAGAAAGCCAGCTTCCAGAGAATGGCCTGCTGGCGTATTTTCCATTCATAAACAATGCCTACGATGCCTCCGGCAATCAGAATCATGGTTTAGTGGCTGGAGCTACTCCCGCTCCCGATCGATTTGGGCGGGAAAATAATGCCTACCACTTTAATGGTGTGGATGATTATATCACAACAAGCAAACAGTTTCCGGCCCCCGGTCCCAACGAATTTTCCCTCAGCATCTGGTTTAAAACAAGCAGCACTACAGGTGGCAAGCTGATTGGTTCAGGTACCAGTCAAAATGGAATGAGTGCCCAGTACGACAGGCA of the Flammeovirgaceae bacterium 311 genome contains:
- the pyrB gene encoding aspartate carbamoyltransferase catalytic subunit (COG0540 Aspartate carbamoyltransferase, catalytic chain), producing MQQQLSVKHLLGIKNLTADDVRLILETTDDFKEVINRPIKKVPSLRDITVANVFFENSTRTRLSFELAEKRLSADIVNFAASNSSVKKGETLLDTVNNILSMKVDMIVMRHSSPGAPHFLSRHIKANIVNAGDGTHEHPTQALLDAYSIREKLGEVAGKKVVIIGDILHSRVALSNIFCLQKLGAEVMVCGPNTLLPRYIKELGVQVELDVDKALKWCDVANVLRIQLERQQVKYFPSLREYSLYFGLTKERLQRVGKEIVIMHPGPINRGVELSSDVADAKNAIILDQVENGVAVRMAVLYLLAQQH
- a CDS encoding cystathionine beta-synthase (COG0031 Cysteine synthase), with the translated sequence MYYNSIIDTIGNTPLVKLNKVTRGIKGTVLVKVEYLNPGNSMKDRMAIKMIDDAEKAGIIKPGGTIIEGTSGNTGMGLALAAIARGYKCVFTMADKQSMEKINILRAMGAEVVVCPTNVTPDDPRSYYSVAKKLNKEIENSFYPNQYDNLSNTAAHYETTGPEIWRDTDGKITHYAAGVGTGGSISGTAKYLKEQKKDLVTVGIDTYGSVFKKYKETGEFDAKEVYPYLTEGIGEDILPKNVDFSLIDTFVKVTDKDSAIMTRRLAREEGLFVGWSSGSAVFGALEWARQHLQEDDMMVIILPDHGTRYLNKIYNDEWMRAHGFLESQEFATAADIIQNQNGHSKLSTIDQEATVADAVRLMDEKGISQLPVLSEGTFVGSLTDKILLSKILNEPNLKQKKIKDVMDAPFQFVGLNNTLDVLSSVLKDSHQAVMVRDENDEPHIITQHDILKTLMEK
- a CDS encoding sensor histidine kinase (COG0642 Signal transduction histidine kinase) is translated as MQLSAAAQKALEVLVQDQQSKVVQGLRVSIQNSDYYTTDRNGKFTLSQERAFRMPVRAELEDERWEITRAEYYEDASRVIVHVRRLIMADEIISLQLSDTLGQPLADLQLQLDGASYQTNSKGTINLPGPVSAFSTIRLPANYLLHDRRINTGNHQLNINLYETSVAVASVDLQQGDPLVKAYEEDFERITIQIENDRTLYEQKNDEIRKEILKIQEKLLNEEDITEPQRKELRGYLSGLEKTLDENARAIKRTEERTREALTKLKNLLVEKDSINRVALGHIQRIETEKAAAEATFKKKLLVFAGLTISLLLVLGVVYFFAFKYRRQKEWLKEVNKRLKVAQSDLTTSLRELGNKKAQIEDHNQQLELFVYKASHDIKGPLRSIMGLTQIGLADVKDTTAIEYFQHIYKSTRRLDNLLMDLLKLTKVKQAEVENQELDLTAMMQEIIQSFSNIRHFELIKIDLNIQEGLQLVSDEKLLYSVLQNFTENGIKYCDPYKSQPFLKIDITQNEEGTSFTFRDNGLGIPAEQLPKIFDMFYKVDPSSDGTGLGLHIVKLTIEKLGGKLRVRSRVREGSTFILTFPR